In the Hordeum vulgare subsp. vulgare chromosome 7H, MorexV3_pseudomolecules_assembly, whole genome shotgun sequence genome, one interval contains:
- the LOC123411089 gene encoding probable cinnamyl alcohol dehydrogenase 5 encodes MAPTAAEQSKQHTQKAVGLAARDASGHLTPLAITRRSTGDDDVQIKILYCGICHSDLHSIKNDWKDATYPVIPGHEIAGEVTEVGKNVTRFKAGDRVGVGCMVNSCQSCESCDKGFENHCPGVIFTYNRVDRDGTFTYGGYSSMVVVHERFVVRFPDAMPLDKGAPLLCAGITVYSPMKYHGLNVPGMHLGVLGLGGLGHVAVKLGKAFGMKVTVISSSPGKKQEALERLGADAFVVSKNADEMKAAMSTMDGIINTVSANIPMAPLFGLLKPNGKMVMVGLPEKPVEVPPFALVAKNKTLSGSFIGGMSDTQEMLDLAAKHGVTADIEVISAEYVNTAMERLAKADVRYRFVIDIGNTLDKAAALPPSD; translated from the exons ATGGCACCCACGGCGGCGGAGCAGAGCAAGCAGCACACGCAGAAGGCGGTGGGCCTGGCGGCGCGCGACGCCTCCGGCCACCTCACCCCGCTCGCCATTACCCGCAG GAGCACTGGAGATGACGATGTCCAAATAAAGATTCTCTACTGCGGGATCTGCCACTCTGACCTGCACAGCATCAAGAACGACTGGAAGGACGCCACGTACCCCGTGATCCCCGGGCACGAGATCGCCGGCGAGGTCACCGAGGTCGGCAAGAACGTGACCAGGTTCAAGGCCGGCGACCGTGTCGGCGTGGGGTGCATGGTGAACTCGTGCCAGTCCTGCGAGAGCTGCGACAAGGGCTTCGAGAACCACTGCCCGGGCGTGATCTTCACCTACAACCGGGTCGACCGCGACGGCACCTTCACCTACGGCGGCTACTCCAGCATGGTGGTGGTGCACGAGCGCTTCGTGGTCCGGTTCCCGGACGCCATGCCGCTGGACAAGGGTGCGCCCCTGCTGTGCGCCGGCATCACCGTGTACAGCCCCATGAAGTACCACGGGCTCAACGTTCCCGGGATGCACCTCGGCGTGCTGGGACTGGGCGGGCTGGGCCACGTCGCCGTCAAGTTGGGCAaggccttcgggatgaaggtgacggtgatcagctcgtcgccAGGGAAGAAACAGGAGGCTCTCGAGAGGCTAGGCGCCGACGccttcgttgtcagcaagaacgcCGACGAGATGAAG GCTGCGATGAGCACCATGGATGGCATCATAAACACGGTGTCTGCAAACATCCCCATGGCCCCTCTCTTCGGGCTACTCAAGCCCAACGGCAAGATGGTCATGGTCGGCCTCCCAGAGAAGCCCGTCGAGGTTCCTCCCTTTGCTCTGGTTGCCA AGAACAAGACCCTGTCAGGGAGTTTCATCGGCGGCATGAGCGACACCCAGGAGATGCTGGACCTCGCGGCGAAGCATGGTGTGACGGCAGACATCGAGGTGATCAGCGCGGAATACGTGAACACGGCTATGGAGCGCCTTGCCAAGGCGGACGTCAGGTATCGATTCGTCATCGACATTGGCAACACCCTCGACAAGGCCGCCGCCCTGCCACCGAGTGACTGA